In a single window of the Neodiprion virginianus isolate iyNeoVirg1 chromosome 1, iyNeoVirg1.1, whole genome shotgun sequence genome:
- the LOC124301200 gene encoding uncharacterized protein LOC124301200 isoform X2: MASAGEGVDFSDCCQVIYYLSHNGSKRTDEICKIAACTEQGQFSRYIMPSNGIPKRKTNFTRLKITNGELEENGRIVTTFPKRTAFTDFLEFLDDQRRLRRVILVTHNTQEFHGPSILRLVTDLGMMEEFQLRVAGFASTLSLFKEVFPRGTPCSLKAIAGNIPEFNWEAQAAYNATCREQILLEIIRYYRNRFQIENQIKNLTVSVRAALEKLETSDRKDSLKRVSGLSIQMRIKIAEARIGYENLVEAYQFGRNIGVLRLLRNVGIKQHVKNTILEHLEVSVPQTPQPIE, from the exons ATGGCCAGCGCTGGCGAAGGAGTTG ACTTCAGTGACTGCTGTCAAGTAATATACTATTTGTCACACAACGGATCTAAGAGAACCGACGAAATATGTAAG ATTGCTGCCTGTACCGAACAGGGTCAATTCAGTCGCTACATTATGCCGTCGAATGGCATaccgaaaagaaaaactaacTTCACTCgcttgaaaattacaaatggtGAATTAGAGGAAAACGGTCGTATAGTAACTACATTTCCAAAGAGAACTGCTTTCACTGATTTCTTGGAGTTCCTGGACGATCAACGCCGGTTAAGACGAGTTATCCTTGTAACACACAACACCCAAGA ATTTCACGGGCCATCGATTCTACGACTGGTAACAGATCTGGGTATGATGGAGGAATTTCAGTTACGTGTCGCAGGATTTGCGAGCACGCTCAGTCTATTTAAAGAAGTATTTCCTAGGGGTACACCTTGCAGCCTGAAAGCTATCGCTGGAAATATCCCCGAGTTCAACTGGGAAGCACAAGCAGCATATAATGCGACTTGTAGGGAACAAATATTATTGGAAATAATACGTTACTACAGGAATCGCTTCCAGATTGAAAACCAAATTAAGAATCTTACGGTAAGCGTTAGAGCTGCATTAGAAAAGCTTGAGACTAGTGATAGAAAAGACTCTCTAAAGAGAGTCTCTGGACTTTCCATCCAAATGAGGATAAAAATTGCTGAGGCAAGAATCGGCTACGAAAATTTAGTGGAAGCTTATCAATTTGGCCGCAACATCGGAGTATTAAGATTACTGCGGAATGTCGGGATAAAACAGCACGTTAAAAACACGATACTTGAGCATCTAGAGGTCTCGGTGCCGCAAACTCCTCAAccaatcgaatga
- the LOC124301200 gene encoding uncharacterized protein LOC124301200 isoform X1, which translates to MASAGEGVENADFSDCCQVIYYLSHNGSKRTDEICKIAACTEQGQFSRYIMPSNGIPKRKTNFTRLKITNGELEENGRIVTTFPKRTAFTDFLEFLDDQRRLRRVILVTHNTQEFHGPSILRLVTDLGMMEEFQLRVAGFASTLSLFKEVFPRGTPCSLKAIAGNIPEFNWEAQAAYNATCREQILLEIIRYYRNRFQIENQIKNLTVSVRAALEKLETSDRKDSLKRVSGLSIQMRIKIAEARIGYENLVEAYQFGRNIGVLRLLRNVGIKQHVKNTILEHLEVSVPQTPQPIE; encoded by the exons ATGGCCAGCGCTGGCGAAGGAGTTG aAAATGCAGACTTCAGTGACTGCTGTCAAGTAATATACTATTTGTCACACAACGGATCTAAGAGAACCGACGAAATATGTAAG ATTGCTGCCTGTACCGAACAGGGTCAATTCAGTCGCTACATTATGCCGTCGAATGGCATaccgaaaagaaaaactaacTTCACTCgcttgaaaattacaaatggtGAATTAGAGGAAAACGGTCGTATAGTAACTACATTTCCAAAGAGAACTGCTTTCACTGATTTCTTGGAGTTCCTGGACGATCAACGCCGGTTAAGACGAGTTATCCTTGTAACACACAACACCCAAGA ATTTCACGGGCCATCGATTCTACGACTGGTAACAGATCTGGGTATGATGGAGGAATTTCAGTTACGTGTCGCAGGATTTGCGAGCACGCTCAGTCTATTTAAAGAAGTATTTCCTAGGGGTACACCTTGCAGCCTGAAAGCTATCGCTGGAAATATCCCCGAGTTCAACTGGGAAGCACAAGCAGCATATAATGCGACTTGTAGGGAACAAATATTATTGGAAATAATACGTTACTACAGGAATCGCTTCCAGATTGAAAACCAAATTAAGAATCTTACGGTAAGCGTTAGAGCTGCATTAGAAAAGCTTGAGACTAGTGATAGAAAAGACTCTCTAAAGAGAGTCTCTGGACTTTCCATCCAAATGAGGATAAAAATTGCTGAGGCAAGAATCGGCTACGAAAATTTAGTGGAAGCTTATCAATTTGGCCGCAACATCGGAGTATTAAGATTACTGCGGAATGTCGGGATAAAACAGCACGTTAAAAACACGATACTTGAGCATCTAGAGGTCTCGGTGCCGCAAACTCCTCAAccaatcgaatga